A genomic segment from Ptychodera flava strain L36383 chromosome 8, AS_Pfla_20210202, whole genome shotgun sequence encodes:
- the LOC139139099 gene encoding uncharacterized protein isoform X2, which translates to MDTDNQGNNEPTISTASQPPEYQYDGNYDPSAVGGQYVSEKPPIPVEIPLGTADPAVLDVNCHQQYAYYLPGSMEYNQYGQNAQWQNHHYPQVTVIHREYPTPKQASCKDIGALTYSIFACLFFFWPLAIVAIVYSALALSYRGKPGLDDTADRYTKYSLTLSAIATTIGVILLVVLIICLV; encoded by the exons ATGGATACTGATAACCAAG GCAACAACGAACCAACAATATCCACAGCGAGTCAACCGCCTGAATACCAGTATGATGGCAACTATGATCCCAGTGCAGTTGGCGGTCAATACGTGTCAGAAAAGCCACCGATACCAGTGGAAATCCCTCTTGGTACCGCAGACCCGGCCGTCCTGGATGTCAACTGTCATCAACAGTATGCCTACTATTTGCCTGGTAGTATGGAATACAACCAGTAcggacaaaatgcacaatggcaAAAT CATCACTACCCTCAAGTCACTGTCATACACCGGGAATACCCAACGCCAAAACAGGCCTCCTGCAAGGACATCGGAGCTTTGACGTACTCCATCTTTGCATGTCTCTTCTTCTTCTGGCCGCTTGCAATTGTCGCAATCGTATATTCTGCTTTG GCACTGTCCTATCGTGGAAAGCCAGGGCTTGACGACACAGCAGATCGATATACCAAATATTCGCTGACGTTATCGGCCATCGCGACTACAATTGGTGTCATATTGTTGGTCGTCCttattatttgccttgtttAA
- the LOC139139099 gene encoding uncharacterized protein isoform X1 has translation MDTDNQDLSLTSKGNNEPTISTASQPPEYQYDGNYDPSAVGGQYVSEKPPIPVEIPLGTADPAVLDVNCHQQYAYYLPGSMEYNQYGQNAQWQNHHYPQVTVIHREYPTPKQASCKDIGALTYSIFACLFFFWPLAIVAIVYSALALSYRGKPGLDDTADRYTKYSLTLSAIATTIGVILLVVLIICLV, from the exons ATGGATACTGATAACCAAG ACCTTTCGCTTACGTCCAAAGGCAACAACGAACCAACAATATCCACAGCGAGTCAACCGCCTGAATACCAGTATGATGGCAACTATGATCCCAGTGCAGTTGGCGGTCAATACGTGTCAGAAAAGCCACCGATACCAGTGGAAATCCCTCTTGGTACCGCAGACCCGGCCGTCCTGGATGTCAACTGTCATCAACAGTATGCCTACTATTTGCCTGGTAGTATGGAATACAACCAGTAcggacaaaatgcacaatggcaAAAT CATCACTACCCTCAAGTCACTGTCATACACCGGGAATACCCAACGCCAAAACAGGCCTCCTGCAAGGACATCGGAGCTTTGACGTACTCCATCTTTGCATGTCTCTTCTTCTTCTGGCCGCTTGCAATTGTCGCAATCGTATATTCTGCTTTG GCACTGTCCTATCGTGGAAAGCCAGGGCTTGACGACACAGCAGATCGATATACCAAATATTCGCTGACGTTATCGGCCATCGCGACTACAATTGGTGTCATATTGTTGGTCGTCCttattatttgccttgtttAA